CCGGCAGGGCGGCGGTGGTAATGGGGGACGCGCCGGTGAGGGCGGCCTGCTGCGCATAGAAGCCTGCCAGCTCGTTGGCGACGGCGGAAGCGACCTGGGTCAGCGAGGCTTCCCCGGCAGCGCTCCAGGCCACGTCCGGCGAGCGGGTGGGGACGAGCTGCGTATCGATAAAGCGGTGGCGGCGGATGCCGTCGGCGTCGGTTAGGTCCCAGGCGAAGGCAAGCACGGTGCCCTGGTCCGTCTGCCGGGCCGACGCCGTGCCCTCGAGCACATAGTCGAAGCCCGCAGCCCGGTTGTCCGTCGCCATGGGCACGCCGCGGGAGGCGGCGGCATTGGTGATGCGGTCCGTCAGCCGGGCGGAGGCATCGATCGGCACACCGATGATGGGGGCCACGGCAAGGCCGGGGCGGGCGATCTCCAGCGCCGTCGTGTCCACCGGGTTCTCCGCCTCATCGCTCCAGCTGTCCCAGCTGCCGCAACTGGCGGTGGCCAGCAGCAGCGCGGTAGCGGTGAGAAGGGACCGGAGCGGGGTCATCGGGCGGCGGGGTCCTGCGTCAGGGTCTGGGTTGCGGCATGCACCAGGGACCGGGAATCGAATCACGTTTCCCGGCGGCTGGCAAAGTATAGGGGATTGGCGGGGCGGCGGAGAGGGTCAGGCCAGGGTGATGACCGAAATCTGCCGACCATAATCCTTTTCCCCGCGATGGGTGGTGCGGCGGAAGCTGAAGAAGCGGTGGTCGTCCGCATAGGTGCATTCGCCCAGCCCGCCGATGGTGCCCACATCTGCCGCGCGCAGGCGGGCCAGCACATAGGCCTCAAGGTCAAAGCGCCAGTGGCCGTCCCGGTCCGACGGCACGAAGAAGCGCTCATTGGCGGCATCAAGCGCCATCACCTCGTCGCGCAGGTCCGGGCCGACCTCGTAATTCTCCTGGCTGATGGCCGGGCCGACCACGGCGATGGTGTCGGCGCGCCGGGCCCCCAGGCCCTCCATCTGCGCAAGCGTTGCCTCGACGATGCCGCCTGCCGCGCCGCGCCAGCCCGCATGGGCCGCGCCGATGACCTTTGCCTTGGGGTCGGCGAACAGCACGGGCGCGCAATCAGCGGTAAGGATGCCGAGGGCGAGGCCGCGCGTGGCGGTCGCCATGCCGTCCGCCTGCGGACGGTTCTCCGCGTCCCACGGTTTGGTGACGGTGACGGCCTTGCCCGAGTGGATCTGGTAGAGCGACAGCAGGTTCTCCGGGGCCACCTGAAGGTGAATGGCGACGCGGGTGCGGTTCAGTTCAACGGCGGAAGGGTCGTCATTGGAGCCGGGGCCGCAATTGAGACCATGATAGATGCCGGTGGACACACCGCCGGCACGGGTGAAGAAGCCGTGGCGGATGCCCTTGAGGCCGTCGAGTTCCATGGCGTGGAGGGGGTGGACAGACATGAGGCTCACAATCCTGCGGGCGTGAGGCCGTGCGAGGTGACGGCCATGACCTTGAACAGAGTTCCCATTGCATCGGCATGGGTCAAGCGGCTGAGGGCTGCCTCAATGGCCTTGGCCTGATCGGGCGTTGCGTGCTGTGCCAGCATGGCGGCGCGCTGGGCGATGCCGAGCGCCAGCAGGAACTGGCCCTGGGTGGCGGGGCCATGGATGGCGGCGGCAGGTGCAGCGGAGGCCGCCAGCGCCTCGAAATCCACATGGGCTGTGATGTCCGCCGTGCCGGGCGCCTCCAGCACCGGCGCATAGGCGCCCTCGTGCATGGCCTGCAGCGTGTCGCCGGGCTGGCTGCGCGTATAGCCGTAATCGATAAACAGCGCCGCCCCGCCACGGGCCTTGAGGCGGCGGGCGATGTCGGCGGTGATGGCGGTGCCGGCGGGGCAGATTTCGGCGATAGCCCCCGGCGGGGCTGTGTGGACGGCCTCCGGCAGGATGGAGATGTTCGGCAGCGGTGCGGGCGCGGCAGTGAAGACTAGGTTGCCCTGGAACTCCACCACGCAGCGCTCGCGCCAGCCGTCATCAGTGGCGATGAACTGGCGGATCGGCAGGGCGTCGATGAATTCGTTGGCGATGACGATCAGCGGCATGTCCGGCAGGGTGGCGGTGCTGTCCAGCCAGCGCGGCTGACGGTAGCCGCCCTGTTCGAGGATCGGGCGCAGGGTCTCGTGCTGCGTGCGGCGCAGGACGGGGCTGGTCTCGACGAGGCATATCTGCGCGGCTGCGGCAAAGCCGGGCACGGCTTTCGTGGCGCGCAGAGCATCGGCCATCAGCGTCCCGCGTCCCGGTCCGAGTTCCACCAGGGCAAAGGGGGAGGGCGCGCCGAGCTTCGCCCAGCAATCCGCCGCCCAGGCACCGATCAGTTCACCGAACATCTGCGAGATTTCGGGTGAGGTGGTGAAATCCGTGCCCAGCGGGTCGCGGGTGATGTAGTAGCCGTGTTTCGGGTGGCCGAGCGCCAGCGCCATGAAGCGGCTGACCGGCATGGGGCCTGCTTCACGGATTTCCGCACGGATGATGTCGGCGAGGGGGGACGTCATTCAGCCCTGTTTCGCGGGGGCCTTGTCGACGGCGCGGGTGCCCAGCGGCGGTTCCGCATTGGCGCGCCAGATGAACCAGATGCCGGCCACGATCATCGGCAGGGACAGGGTCATGCCCATGGTCAGCCAGTTGCCAATGAGATAGCCGAGCTGCGGGTCAGGCTCGCGGAAGTTCTCCGTAAAAAAGCGCGCGCAGCCATAGCCGGTGAGGAAGATGCCGATGGTGAGGCCGGGGCGCCGCAAGGTCTGGAAGCGGTAGACGGCAACAAGCACGATGGTGAAGAGAAGCGCCCCGTCGATCGCGGCCTGG
The sequence above is drawn from the Pyruvatibacter mobilis genome and encodes:
- the pgeF gene encoding peptidoglycan editing factor PgeF, whose protein sequence is MSVHPLHAMELDGLKGIRHGFFTRAGGVSTGIYHGLNCGPGSNDDPSAVELNRTRVAIHLQVAPENLLSLYQIHSGKAVTVTKPWDAENRPQADGMATATRGLALGILTADCAPVLFADPKAKVIGAAHAGWRGAAGGIVEATLAQMEGLGARRADTIAVVGPAISQENYEVGPDLRDEVMALDAANERFFVPSDRDGHWRFDLEAYVLARLRAADVGTIGGLGECTYADDHRFFSFRRTTHRGEKDYGRQISVITLA
- a CDS encoding class I SAM-dependent methyltransferase encodes the protein MTSPLADIIRAEIREAGPMPVSRFMALALGHPKHGYYITRDPLGTDFTTSPEISQMFGELIGAWAADCWAKLGAPSPFALVELGPGRGTLMADALRATKAVPGFAAAAQICLVETSPVLRRTQHETLRPILEQGGYRQPRWLDSTATLPDMPLIVIANEFIDALPIRQFIATDDGWRERCVVEFQGNLVFTAAPAPLPNISILPEAVHTAPPGAIAEICPAGTAITADIARRLKARGGAALFIDYGYTRSQPGDTLQAMHEGAYAPVLEAPGTADITAHVDFEALAASAAPAAAIHGPATQGQFLLALGIAQRAAMLAQHATPDQAKAIEAALSRLTHADAMGTLFKVMAVTSHGLTPAGL